A genome region from Arthrobacter sp. SLBN-100 includes the following:
- a CDS encoding VWA domain-containing protein: MGLSLDKISAQAPGLLSLAKTAIEVIDLSGLNGQKAKVAVALDYSGSMQDVYRAGAMQRLVEKVLALATQFDDDGSIDFFVFDSTAAYLGEISINDFAGSVDRLTKGRRMGSTNYSDAFLTIRNYFGFAPPVPPVPPKKGFFGLRKAQPAQGGSEASKPAEMPVYALFLTDGSPDNKKAAIQALTEVSTAPIFWKFLSIGKQPMEFLEQLDTLEERFVDNANYEPIGDVDAIGDSALFEKMLQEFPDWITQVRSLGLIK; this comes from the coding sequence ATGGGACTTTCTCTAGACAAGATCAGCGCTCAAGCGCCGGGGCTTCTCTCACTGGCCAAGACCGCAATTGAGGTCATTGACCTCTCCGGGCTAAACGGCCAGAAGGCCAAGGTCGCCGTAGCCCTGGACTACTCCGGGTCTATGCAGGACGTCTACAGGGCCGGTGCCATGCAGCGCCTGGTCGAAAAGGTTCTCGCCCTGGCGACGCAGTTCGATGACGACGGGTCCATCGATTTCTTCGTCTTCGACTCCACAGCCGCCTATCTGGGCGAAATCAGCATCAACGACTTTGCCGGTTCCGTGGATCGACTGACCAAGGGACGACGGATGGGCAGCACCAACTACTCCGATGCCTTTCTGACCATTCGGAACTATTTCGGGTTCGCGCCGCCGGTCCCGCCAGTGCCGCCCAAAAAGGGATTCTTCGGACTCCGCAAAGCACAGCCTGCCCAGGGTGGGTCAGAGGCGTCCAAGCCTGCGGAGATGCCCGTTTACGCCCTGTTCCTTACTGATGGCAGTCCGGACAACAAGAAGGCTGCCATTCAGGCCCTGACCGAGGTATCCACCGCCCCCATTTTTTGGAAGTTCCTTTCCATCGGCAAGCAGCCGATGGAATTTCTTGAGCAACTGGACACCCTCGAGGAGCGTTTCGTGGATAACGCCAACTACGAGCCCATCGGCGACGTGGACGCAATTGGCGACTCGGCGCTCTTCGAGAAAATGCTGCAGGAATTCCCAGACTGGATAACCCAGGTCCGCTCCTTGGGCCTCATCAAATAG
- a CDS encoding GIY-YIG nuclease family protein, with amino-acid sequence MEASPGGHKWTDIESCEKAWAATQTSSGVYKWFLQGDLPKDFNWPPALAPIRQGGLIYIGRAKSLRTRAKHHRLPSSQSTLRRALASLMGLQAEWRGNSAHPGLIREHELQLSSWMTNNLAMSFDSCSGFTSGNH; translated from the coding sequence ATGGAGGCATCACCGGGCGGTCACAAGTGGACGGACATCGAGTCATGTGAAAAGGCCTGGGCCGCCACCCAAACGTCATCCGGAGTGTATAAATGGTTCCTCCAAGGAGATCTCCCAAAGGATTTCAATTGGCCTCCTGCGCTGGCTCCTATTCGACAGGGTGGCCTGATCTACATCGGACGGGCGAAATCCCTACGTACTCGCGCCAAGCATCATAGACTCCCCTCATCCCAGTCAACACTCCGGCGAGCGCTTGCGTCACTGATGGGACTCCAAGCTGAGTGGCGGGGGAATTCCGCGCATCCTGGCCTAATCCGGGAACACGAGCTGCAGTTATCGAGCTGGATGACGAATAACCTTGCGATGTCCTTTGACAGTTGTTCCGGCTTCACTAGTGGAAACCACTGA
- a CDS encoding heavy metal-binding domain-containing protein has protein sequence MQYKPGFAGLSVDDGVNVDEMVGHYNQYRAQEKARTAEEQERLALEQANAQQAELAKQQAVASMLITSGFNFDGYSITKYCDYISGDSAVSMDRPTHGWFNGGSKDVGADLLSGLSQIRRNALTELKEAAYALGCNAVIGVDFDYLTMDPETASSSGGTLYLPFLFAVTANGNAVVIEKNEPAGLA, from the coding sequence TTGCAGTACAAGCCTGGGTTTGCTGGCCTGAGCGTCGACGACGGTGTCAACGTGGACGAGATGGTCGGCCATTACAACCAGTACCGAGCCCAGGAGAAAGCACGGACAGCTGAAGAGCAAGAACGTCTCGCGTTGGAGCAGGCTAACGCGCAGCAAGCTGAGCTAGCGAAGCAGCAAGCCGTGGCGAGCATGCTCATCACCTCCGGCTTCAACTTTGACGGCTACAGCATCACCAAGTACTGCGACTATATCTCTGGCGACAGCGCGGTATCGATGGACCGCCCAACCCACGGCTGGTTTAACGGCGGGAGCAAGGATGTCGGCGCAGATCTACTGTCAGGGCTGTCGCAAATCAGGCGAAACGCTCTAACGGAGTTAAAAGAAGCAGCCTACGCACTCGGATGCAACGCCGTGATCGGCGTGGATTTCGACTACCTGACCATGGATCCCGAGACAGCGAGTAGTTCGGGTGGGACGCTCTATCTGCCATTCCTGTTTGCAGTAACGGCGAATGGCAACGCTGTCGTGATCGAGAAGAACGAACCCGCTGGGTTGGCGTAG
- a CDS encoding APC family permease — translation MSYVTQLVHPCGVFEDSASAASSIALQIGGQLFGAVFLAGLVVAQFASGLAAQASASRLMYAMGRDSVLPKAVFGRLSEKFHTPVVNLVITGIIGLIAIFLDVATSTSFINFGAFTAFTLVNASVVFHYVRQRRARQQLNPVSYVVVPVIGAIICAYLLSQLDSNAITLGVSWLVLGVVVLALITRGFKAAPPEMTATEKATVEAAA, via the coding sequence GTGTCCTACGTGACCCAGCTGGTCCACCCCTGCGGCGTGTTTGAAGACTCGGCGTCCGCGGCCAGCTCCATCGCCCTGCAGATCGGCGGGCAGCTGTTCGGCGCCGTGTTCCTGGCCGGCCTGGTGGTGGCGCAGTTCGCCTCCGGCCTCGCCGCGCAGGCCAGCGCGTCCCGGCTGATGTACGCCATGGGCCGCGACTCCGTGCTGCCTAAGGCGGTCTTCGGCCGGCTCAGCGAGAAGTTCCACACCCCGGTGGTGAACCTGGTGATCACCGGCATCATCGGCCTGATCGCGATCTTCCTGGACGTGGCCACGTCGACGTCGTTCATCAACTTCGGTGCCTTCACCGCCTTCACGCTGGTGAACGCCTCGGTGGTGTTCCACTATGTGCGCCAGCGCCGGGCCAGGCAGCAGCTGAACCCGGTGTCCTACGTGGTGGTCCCGGTAATCGGCGCCATCATCTGCGCCTACCTGCTCTCCCAGCTGGACAGCAACGCCATTACGCTGGGAGTGTCCTGGCTGGTGCTGGGCGTCGTGGTCCTGGCCCTGATCACGCGGGGCTTCAAGGCGGCGCCCCCGGAGATGACGGCCACCGAGAAGGCGACGGTCGAGGCGGCCGCCTGA
- a CDS encoding carbon-nitrogen hydrolase family protein, with amino-acid sequence MRIALGQLESGADIRANLAVIERFAAEAARDGAVLVAFPEYATYEKKKVDATFPEVAEPLDGPVCRELATIARRHRIALVAGVVETSDEPGRAYNTLVAFWPDGGQLASYRKIHLFDAQGFGESTFIKPGPSTAPVAFEHGGVRFGLMTCYDLRFPELARSPADAGAQVLLVCSSWVPGKHKTEQWRALNAARAIENSVYVAGVCQAPPVSVGPSVLVDPMGLSRPTLGWSLGFGRWTCRWRLWTGCGSRFPCSDSGGYRSGNRQFRKLQLLNP; translated from the coding sequence ATGAGGATTGCGCTGGGGCAGCTGGAGTCGGGCGCCGACATCCGGGCCAACCTCGCCGTGATCGAACGGTTCGCCGCCGAGGCAGCGCGCGACGGCGCCGTACTGGTCGCCTTCCCGGAGTACGCCACCTACGAGAAGAAGAAGGTGGACGCGACGTTCCCCGAGGTGGCTGAGCCGCTGGACGGTCCCGTCTGCCGGGAGCTCGCCACTATCGCCCGCCGCCACCGCATCGCGCTGGTGGCGGGCGTGGTGGAGACCTCGGACGAGCCGGGCCGGGCGTACAACACGCTGGTGGCTTTCTGGCCCGACGGCGGCCAGCTGGCTTCCTACCGGAAGATCCACCTTTTTGACGCGCAGGGCTTCGGGGAGTCGACGTTCATCAAGCCGGGGCCGTCCACCGCGCCGGTGGCGTTCGAGCATGGGGGAGTGCGGTTCGGACTGATGACCTGCTACGACCTGCGGTTTCCGGAGCTGGCAAGGTCGCCGGCCGACGCCGGCGCCCAGGTCCTGCTGGTCTGCTCGTCCTGGGTGCCAGGGAAGCATAAGACGGAGCAGTGGCGGGCGCTGAACGCGGCCCGGGCGATCGAGAACAGCGTCTACGTGGCGGGGGTGTGCCAGGCGCCGCCGGTGTCCGTGGGGCCGAGCGTGCTGGTGGACCCGATGGGGTTGTCGAGGCCGACCTTGGGCTGGAGCCTGGGGTTCGGACGGTGGACGTGTCGCTGGAGACTGTGGACCGGGTGCGGGAGTCGTTTCCCATGTTCCGACAGCGGCGGTTATAGGAGCGGGAATAGGCAGTTTCGTAAGTTACAACTGTTGAACCCTTAG
- a CDS encoding SHOCT domain-containing protein, which translates to MVANGSVVGGDYKGAIVSTPMGSTLVVQAGLRFRKLTPENVTEWDEVITDGKKNPVGDVSKAVAGAILPGRLGKAASAAVAATFDAMGSSHTVRVDWADGKRSLIKLPDGMFKHFELVLENQRALAAEALPGEAIPRAVENQTVTEQAFSLVSGIIKDRLPAPAKTPPADPASITTPDVTEVLSKLASLRDAGILTEVEFNAKKAELLGRL; encoded by the coding sequence ATGGTGGCTAACGGGAGCGTCGTAGGTGGAGATTACAAGGGTGCAATTGTGTCCACCCCAATGGGCAGCACACTCGTTGTGCAGGCAGGGCTCAGGTTCCGAAAGTTAACTCCTGAGAACGTGACCGAGTGGGACGAAGTCATCACCGACGGAAAGAAAAACCCCGTAGGCGACGTAAGCAAGGCAGTAGCGGGAGCCATACTTCCCGGGCGGCTTGGAAAGGCAGCTTCAGCGGCCGTGGCCGCGACGTTCGATGCCATGGGATCTTCGCATACCGTTCGCGTTGATTGGGCGGACGGCAAGCGCTCGCTGATCAAGTTGCCTGACGGGATGTTCAAGCATTTTGAACTCGTACTTGAGAATCAGCGTGCGCTCGCAGCGGAAGCATTGCCGGGTGAGGCCATTCCTCGTGCCGTAGAGAACCAGACTGTAACGGAGCAGGCATTCTCGCTCGTTTCGGGAATCATCAAGGATCGACTCCCTGCCCCAGCCAAGACTCCTCCTGCGGATCCCGCATCAATCACCACACCAGACGTCACGGAGGTACTTTCCAAGCTCGCTTCGCTGCGGGACGCGGGCATTCTCACCGAAGTGGAGTTCAACGCAAAGAAGGCAGAGCTACTGGGCCGGCTGTAA